DNA sequence from the Halorussus limi genome:
CTGGGGTCGTCGCGCTCGTAGTTGGAAGTGACTTGGTCGTCGTAGTCGGGTCGACCGACGAAGTCGTATCTCGTGTCGTCGACGTCGGCGTGGTCTCCTGAACCGCGCCGCTGCACCCGGCGAGAAGAACGAGGCCGACGACAGCCACCACCCGCTTGTCCAACATAATTACGACACGCTGAACGGAGGAGATACATGAAAATAGCGGTAAACGGACAGCTGTCGAGCGTCGTAGCTATATGACAGACGCGTAGCTGTCTGTTTTGTGTCCCTCGGAAAGACGGTAAAACGGGAGTGGACTCGTCGGGATTTGAACCCGAGGCCTTCCCCGTGCCAGGGGGATGATCTACCGCTGATCTACGAGCCCTCGTACGCATCTCTTCGTTGGCCGGGGTTACTGATAAACCTCTCGGATTCTATCCACCAGCGAGCAGTGACCTGAGGCAGGCCGGGATGCTGATTTGAGGCACCTCGGTGCTCGATCGAGAAGCGGACGGCGATGCGCCGTAGAGACGCACCAGCGCGCCGAGACTCGATTGGCGAAACCTGCTCGACTCGCGCGAGTAGATTGCAACTCTTAAATACCTCCGTACAATTTGCAACACGTACGGGAACAGCACAGCCGCAAATCTGACTCGTCGGGGACTCGCGGGCGTCGCCCGCCCGCGACCGAGGTCGTTCGACCTCGCCTCTTTCCCGACTCGGGATTGCGGACGTGCGCCGCGTCAGACCGACGCATCAGCACGCCTACCTCACAATCGGCGATAGCGGCCTGTGCAGTTCCAATCAGAAAACTATGGCACGAATGCACACCCGCCGCCGCGGCTCGTCCGACTCGGACAAGCCAGTGGCAGACGAACCGCCGGAGTGGAGCGACGTAGACGAAGACGAAATCGAAGAGCGCGTGGTCGAACTGGCCGAGCAGGGTCACAGCCCGAGCCAGATCGGCCTGAAGCTTCGCGACGAGGGCGTGAAGGGCACGCCGATTCCGGACGTGAAGCTGGCGACCGGCAAGAAGGTCACGGAGATTCTCGAAGAGAACGACGCCACCGGCGAAGTACCGGAGGACCTCTACAACCTGCTCGAGCGGGCCGTCCGCCTGCGCGAACACATGGACGACAACCCGCAGGACGCCGCCAACAAGCGCGCGCTCCAGAACACCCAGTCGAAGGTCCGTCGCCTCGTGGACTACTACCGCGGCGACGAACTCGACGAGGACTTCACGTACTCCTACGACACCGCCAAGGAAATCACCGAAGGCTGAACTGAATGTCCACCTCGGGTCGAAGCGGAACCGGTGACGGGCGAGCCTCCTCGGCCAGCGACGCGGCCGCCGAACTGCGCGAGGCCGACTTCGTTCGCGTTCTCGCGCGCGCCGACGGCGACTGCCTCGCGGCGGCCGGACTGCTCGCCCGCGCGTGCGCCGAGCGCGGCGTCCCCTATCAGGTTCGCGTCGGGCGATTCGGCGAGACGCTCGCCGACTCGGACGAATCCGGCGACGAAGACGCGGACGCCACGGTCGGCGTCGGTCTCGACGCCGCGGCCGACGTTCACCTGCCGGCCGAGGCGACGCCGGCGAGCGTGACCGCCTTCGACGTCGCGGGCGAACTCGGTGCGACCCCGAACGCCGCGCTGGCGCTCGCGGGGGTCGTCGCCGCAGGCCACCCCGCAGGGTCGGGCGAGAGCGCACACGTCCTCGAACGCGCACGCGAGGCGGGCCTCGAACCCCGGCCGGGCGTCGGCGTGCCGACTGAGGACCTCGCGGACGGTCTCGCTCACTGCACGCTCGCGCACGCCGAGTACTCGGGGGACACCGAGGCCGCGCAGGCGGCGCTGGCCGAACTCGGTCTGCCCGCCGAACTCGACGAGGCGGCCCACCGCACGGTCGCCTCGGAGTTCGCACTCGCGGTCACGGGTGTCGAAGCCGCGACCGACCGCGCCGCGGAAGCGGTCGAGCGCGCGCTTCAGCCCCACGCGATTCCGGGCGGCGGGTCTGGCGACGAGTCCGACAGCACCGATCCGGAGGACGTGAGCGCGCCCTTCGCCACGGTCGAAGGCTACGCCGACGTTCTGGACGCCGTCGCGCGCGAGCGACCGGGCACCGGCGTCGCGCTGGCCCTCGGCCACGACGCGCGGGACGACGCGCTCGACGCGTGGCGCGGCCACGCCGAGCGCGCCCACACCGTCCTCCGCGAGGCCACGACGGGCCGGTACGACGGCCTGTTCGCGCTCCGGACCGACGACGCCCCCGTGGAGACGGTCGCCCGTCTCCTGCGGGACTTCCGGTCGCCCGAACCCGTCGCGCTCGTCGTGAGCGAGTCCGAGGCCGCCGCGTTCGCGGTCGAGGATTCGGCCGTCGGCGCGGCGATGACCGAGGCCGCGCGAGCGGTCGACGGAACGGGCGGCGGCACGCCCGACCGCGGTTACGCCCGGTTCGACCCCGAGACGGACGCCAAGGAGTTCCTTTCCGCGTTCCGGGAGGCCAGACCGTGACCGACCGTCGCGCAGACTCCGAGGAGTCGGCCGGGCGTTCGGCGACCGTTCGGACGGAACTCGACGACGCCGAGATTCTGGCGGCGTCGGTTCGCCCGGACAACACGTCCGAAATCGACACGCGGGTCGAGACGGACGACTCCGGCGTCGACGGCGACGCCGAGGACGCCGGGACGGTCGTGACGACCGTCGAGCGCGAGACGACCGGCGGCCTGCGGACCACGGTGGACGACTACGTCGTCAACCTCGCGGTGGCACAGCGAGTCGTACAGGCAGGCAAACGATTCACAGCAGACGAAGACACAACAACTCAATCATGAGCGAACGATCCGTATCCAAGCAGAAACAGGAGAAGCGGTGGTACACCATCCACGCTCCCGAGCAGTTCGACCGACAGGAGCTCGGTGGCACCCCCGCAGACGAACCGGACAAAGTTCTCGGCCGCAACATCGAGACGACGCTGGGCGAACTGAAAGGCGACGCCAGCGAGAACAACACCAAGCTCACGTTCAAAATCAACGACGTGGGGAGCGACGCGGCGTACACCGAGTTCATCAAGCACGAACTCACCCGCGACTACCTGCGGAGTCTGGTCCGCCGCGGTGCCTCGAAGGTCGAGGCGTACATCACGGTCCTGACGACCGACGACTACCGCGTCCAGATTCAGCCCGTCGCGTTCACGACCAAGGACGCCGACGCGAGCCAAGAGCAGGCGATTCGCCGGACGATGATCGACATCGTGGAAGAGGCCGGGAAGGACCGCACCTTCGAGGACCTCATCGACAGCGTCGTCGAGGGTCGACTCTCCTCTGCCATCTACGGCGAGGCCAAGACCATCTACCCGCTGCGCCGCGTCGAGATTCAGAAGGCGACGCTGGAAGCCCGTCCCGAGGAGGTCGCCGCCGAGGAAGAGACCTCCGTCGACGTGGACGAGGAAGAAGTCGAAGTCTGAGCGCGCGCTAATCGGAGTCGATTTTTCGTTTTATCGAACCGCAGAGAGCCGTCTTCACCTCAACCGATTTAGCGGTCTGGACCGAACTCGGAGTATGAACGTAAACTGGGTCGACCACCTGAACCTCCGGATACCCGAAGACGGCGTGGACGAGTTCGTCGCACTCTACCGCGACGCGCTGGGGTTCGACACCGAACACTTGGACGAGTACCGTGCGGGCGAGACGGGGTTCTTCTACCTGCGTCTGACCGACGAGTCGGTCTTTCACGTCTCGCCGACCGACTCGTTCACTCCGCCCGACGGCGACGCGTTCAATCACGTCGCGCTGTTCGTGGACGAACCGCGTTCGACGGTCCGAGAGCGTCTGCAAGAGAGCGACGCCGAAATCGTCGAGGACGTCGATAGTCGCCTCGGTGCGACCGGACGCTACCCCTCCGTGTACTTCGAGGACCCCTTCGGCTATCTCGTCGAACTGAAATCGAGCGAGTAGTCCCGAGTCGCTACTCCGTCACGACGACTTTCCCGACCATCCCGGTCGGTTCGTGCGGGATGCAGAAGTAGTGGTACTCGCCGGGAATCTCGAAGGTCCGCTCGTAGGTCGCGCCGGGGCTGATGTGGCCCTCGAAACCGTTCCGCCACCCGTCGCGGGCGGCCTGCTCGGAGTCGAAACCGCCCGAGGCGAAGAACTCGGCGTCGTCGGGAATCTGGTTCTCGTAGGCCGTCACGGTGTGCCTGCGATTGCCCGTGTTGGCCCAGACGACGGTCTCGCCGGTCGTGACTTCGAGGACTTCGGGCCGGAAGAACGCCGACCCCATGCCCACGTCATAGTCGCTCGGCGCGTCGGTCCCGCCCCCGAGAGCGGTGCATCCGGCTACCCCGACTGCTGTGACGTTCGCGGCCCCGGCGAGGAAAGTGCGGCGGTCCATGCCCGAGGGTCGGTGTTCGAGCGATTTAGGTCATGCGGAACCCGCCGCGAAACGCGCGGTCGCGAGTGCTCACGGCTCCGACTCCTCGAACGTCCACCGCGTGGCGTCCGCCGGGTAGTCGCTCCACGCCAGCACCGTCTCGGGTTCGACCGCGAAGAAGGGCGTCCCGTGGCGGATTCCGTACTTCTCGTCGTACGCCGCGTCGATGCGCTCGATTCGCTCGGGGTCGGCGGTGTCGTCGTTGAGGCGCTCGGCGGTGCCCTCCACGACGACGACTTCCTCGCCGCTCTCGCGGTGGACCGTGACCGCGGCGTTCGCCGCGAGATTGCGGACCCACCGCGTTCGCTCGCCGCCGCCGCAGTGGAACCGGTCGTCGAGCCAGACGCCCCACACCGGTCGGGCGTGCGGGCGGCCGTCGGGTCGCGTGGTCGAGAGCCAGTAGGTCCGGTCGTCCGCCAGCCGCGAGACCACGAACTCCCACGACAGCAGGCCCTCCTTCGTCGCGGGGATGCCGTAGCTCTCCTCAGTCTCGGGGCGGTCCCGGCGCGCGTCGAGGTCGAGCGAGTCGTTTCGCCCGTCGCTGCGTTCGTCTCGGTCGGTCATCGGACCGGGTACGACCGCAGAGCGCATAACCTGTCCGGCGGCCGAGAGTCGGACGGATATAAAGACGTATGAACGGCCGTCGCACACCCGACACGTATGGAACCCCGGTTCGTCGGTCGGCTCGGCGTCGCCGACGCGGTGACGGTCGCCAACGCCGCGCTCGGTTTCCTCGCGGCGGTCGCCGCGACTGTCGACCCGGAACTGGCCGCCCGACTCGTGTTGCTCGCCGCGGTCGCCGACGGTCTCGACGGCGTCGTCGCCCGGAAACTGGGCAGCACGCCCGCGGGCGAGTATCTGGACTCGCTGGCCGACGTGGCCTCGTTCGGGGTCGCGCCCGCCGTGCTGGTGTTCGCGGTCGCTCGCGGCCGCTGGACGCTGACCGACCCCTCCGCGGTGACGGTCGCGGTTTTCTCCGTGCCCGCGCTGTTCGTGGCGATGGCGGTCGTCCGACTCGGACTCTACACCGCCTACGACGTAGGCAACGGCCACACTGAGGGCGTGCCGAGTACGCTCGCCGGTACGGTTCTGGCCGCGAGCGTGCTGGCGGGCGTCGAGGACGCCGCGGTCCTGCTCGCGGCCGCGGGAGCCTTCGCGTACCTGATGGTGACGCGCGTGACCTACCCGGACCTCTTCGCGCGGGACGCGCTGGCGATGGGCGGACTCCAGGCGCTGGCCATCCTCGCCCCGGCCGCGTTCGGCCGGACGTTCCCCCGACTCCTGCTCGCGGCGGCGCTCGCGTACCTCCTTCTCGGCCCGCGGTTCTACTGGCGCGAGACCGACTGCGATCTCGAAGAGCGCGAGGTCGAGGGGCCGGAAGTCGGCGACGCGCGAGGGTGAAGGGAAACGCTCTTGAGGTGTACGCACCGAGTTTTGAGCATATGAGTCCGGTAAGCCTTGCGGGGTGGGAAGAATGAGCGACGAGGAAGAGGCCGACGAGACCGAAACCGAGGACGCACCGGAAGCGGACGAGCAGGCCGAAGAAGAGCAGACCGAGGAGACGGAACTCGACACGACGCCGCTCTCCGAGGAGGAGATAGAGGCGGAACTCGACGAAGCCGAGTCGGAACTCGACGCGGCCGAGACCGAGGCCGACCTCGACGAGGTGGAGGCCCACCTCGACGAAATCGAGGGTCACGTCGAGACGGCCGACCTCCCGGAACCCGACGACGAGGACGAGGAGGGTCCCCGCGAGGCGTTCGAGGACCGCCTCGCCGACCTCCGGAGCGAACTCGAAGACGCCCGCGGCCCCTACGCCGAGGACGTCGTCGAGGACGTGAGCGAGTCCGGAACCACCGTCGAGGAGACGGAGTGGACCGACACGGGCCGCGAGGAACTCGCCGAAGTGGTCGAGGCCTTCGTCGCCGACGTAGAGGAGATTCTCGGCGTCTCCATCTCCGCGCCCATCTCGACTGACGTGGCGGACCTCGCGGGCGCTATCGAGGACGCCGCCGTCGAAATCGGCGAGGCGGGTCTCGACCCCGACGCGGACGCCGAGACCATCGCGGAACTGCAGGACGCGGCGGCGGACCTCGACGCCGGCGTCGAGGCCGCCGAGGAGTGGGACGACCTCGAAACCCGCGAGCAGTTGCAGGCGCAGGGCTTCTACGACGTACTCGACCACCGCAAGGACTACCCGCCGGAGTGGCACGCGCTGAAGGTCTGGGAGAAGCGCGGCCGCGCCGACATGGTCCTGCTCGCGCTCGACAGCCTCCAATCGAACTTCATGGAGGAACACTGCAAGGAGGCGCTCGAACGCATGGGCCACCCCGACTCGCTCGACAAGATGAAGGAACTCGCCCAGCGCCGCGACGAGTCCGCCATCCGCACCATCGGGAAAATCGGCGACGAGGAGGGTCTCGACGCGGTGCTGGACTACGTGGATTCGGACCCCGGCCTCGCCAAACCCGCGCTCAGAGCGGTCGGCGAAATCGGCAGCGAGGAGGCGACCCAAGACGTGGCCGACCAACTCGTGGCCGACGAGGCCTCGATTCGGAGTCAGGCCGCCCGCGCGCTCGGTCTCATCGGCGACACGCGCGCCATCGAACCGCTGGCGGACCTGCTCGAAGACGACGAAGCCGACGAGGTCCGGGCCAGCGCGGCGTGGGCGCTCAACCAAATCGGCACCGAACGAGCGCTCGAAGCGGTCCGACCCTACGCCGACGACCGTGCGTACCTCGTGCAGGCCGAGGCCGAGAAGGCGGTCGACGGCGAGACCCGGTCCGCGGCGTAATCGCCGATTACCGCCGTTAGTATTACGACGGCCGTTTCTCCACTCGTTTCAGTACGACATTACCGACTCGACGCTCGAAGTAGCCACACCATAACAAAGCCACGGCTTTTCGTCGTAATACGTACGCATACATGGCGTACGAAACGCAAACGGTCGGGCACTGTCCGAACTGCGGCGAATCGATCACGCGAGACTACCTCCTCATCGAGTACGAGTCCGACGGCCGTCCCGCCCGCTTCGCCGAGTGTCCCGACTGCCGGGAAGTCGTCCACCCGTCAGCCGAGTAGCGTCGCGACGAACTGCAGGGCGAACGCGACGATGAGAAGGAACGCGCCGACGCGACCGATCCACGTGTGTTCGGTCACTTCCATCGGCGAGATGTCCACGCTGTAGTCGTTGTACTCCTCGCTGTACTCGACGTAACTCGGCAGTTGGAAGAACTCGAAGAAGACCAGCGCCGCGCCGAGCGCACCGACCGCGTTGCCCGCCAGTTCGAGTGCCAACACCAGGTCCACCATATTCACACCGGCGAACCTATCGAGCAAAAAGCCACCGGTCCCCGAGGGTTTAAATCCGAGAGCGCGACCAACCCTGTCCGTGCGCTCCTCGACCGATCACGCGCCGACGCTGCTCGCCGTAATACTTCTTTCCGTCGTCGCGCCAGCGACCGCTCCGGTTTCGGTCGCCGCGAACGCGATGACAGCATCAGGGACGAACGAGACGGCGGTATCGAGTAC
Encoded proteins:
- a CDS encoding plastocyanin/azurin family copper-binding protein, which codes for MDRRTFLAGAANVTAVGVAGCTALGGGTDAPSDYDVGMGSAFFRPEVLEVTTGETVVWANTGNRRHTVTAYENQIPDDAEFFASGGFDSEQAARDGWRNGFEGHISPGATYERTFEIPGEYHYFCIPHEPTGMVGKVVVTE
- a CDS encoding pyridoxamine 5'-phosphate oxidase family protein → MTDRDERSDGRNDSLDLDARRDRPETEESYGIPATKEGLLSWEFVVSRLADDRTYWLSTTRPDGRPHARPVWGVWLDDRFHCGGGERTRWVRNLAANAAVTVHRESGEEVVVVEGTAERLNDDTADPERIERIDAAYDEKYGIRHGTPFFAVEPETVLAWSDYPADATRWTFEESEP
- a CDS encoding exonuclease RecJ: MSTSGRSGTGDGRASSASDAAAELREADFVRVLARADGDCLAAAGLLARACAERGVPYQVRVGRFGETLADSDESGDEDADATVGVGLDAAADVHLPAEATPASVTAFDVAGELGATPNAALALAGVVAAGHPAGSGESAHVLERAREAGLEPRPGVGVPTEDLADGLAHCTLAHAEYSGDTEAAQAALAELGLPAELDEAAHRTVASEFALAVTGVEAATDRAAEAVERALQPHAIPGGGSGDESDSTDPEDVSAPFATVEGYADVLDAVARERPGTGVALALGHDARDDALDAWRGHAERAHTVLREATTGRYDGLFALRTDDAPVETVARLLRDFRSPEPVALVVSESEAAAFAVEDSAVGAAMTEAARAVDGTGGGTPDRGYARFDPETDAKEFLSAFREARP
- a CDS encoding DUF7837 family putative zinc-binding protein; translated protein: MAYETQTVGHCPNCGESITRDYLLIEYESDGRPARFAECPDCREVVHPSAE
- a CDS encoding VOC family protein gives rise to the protein MNVNWVDHLNLRIPEDGVDEFVALYRDALGFDTEHLDEYRAGETGFFYLRLTDESVFHVSPTDSFTPPDGDAFNHVALFVDEPRSTVRERLQESDAEIVEDVDSRLGATGRYPSVYFEDPFGYLVELKSSE
- a CDS encoding HEAT repeat domain-containing protein translates to MSDEEEADETETEDAPEADEQAEEEQTEETELDTTPLSEEEIEAELDEAESELDAAETEADLDEVEAHLDEIEGHVETADLPEPDDEDEEGPREAFEDRLADLRSELEDARGPYAEDVVEDVSESGTTVEETEWTDTGREELAEVVEAFVADVEEILGVSISAPISTDVADLAGAIEDAAVEIGEAGLDPDADAETIAELQDAAADLDAGVEAAEEWDDLETREQLQAQGFYDVLDHRKDYPPEWHALKVWEKRGRADMVLLALDSLQSNFMEEHCKEALERMGHPDSLDKMKELAQRRDESAIRTIGKIGDEEGLDAVLDYVDSDPGLAKPALRAVGEIGSEEATQDVADQLVADEASIRSQAARALGLIGDTRAIEPLADLLEDDEADEVRASAAWALNQIGTERALEAVRPYADDRAYLVQAEAEKAVDGETRSAA
- a CDS encoding KEOPS complex subunit Pcc1, with the protein product MTDRRADSEESAGRSATVRTELDDAEILAASVRPDNTSEIDTRVETDDSGVDGDAEDAGTVVTTVERETTGGLRTTVDDYVVNLAVAQRVVQAGKRFTADEDTTTQS
- a CDS encoding protein sorting system archaetidylserine synthase (This PssA-like phosphatidyltransferase, along with a PssD-like decarboxylase, is required in Haloarchaea for the archaeosortase ArtA to replace the PGF-CTERM sorting signal with a C-terminal lipid anchor.), translating into MEPRFVGRLGVADAVTVANAALGFLAAVAATVDPELAARLVLLAAVADGLDGVVARKLGSTPAGEYLDSLADVASFGVAPAVLVFAVARGRWTLTDPSAVTVAVFSVPALFVAMAVVRLGLYTAYDVGNGHTEGVPSTLAGTVLAASVLAGVEDAAVLLAAAGAFAYLMVTRVTYPDLFARDALAMGGLQALAILAPAAFGRTFPRLLLAAALAYLLLGPRFYWRETDCDLEEREVEGPEVGDARG
- a CDS encoding 30S ribosomal protein S15, with the translated sequence MARMHTRRRGSSDSDKPVADEPPEWSDVDEDEIEERVVELAEQGHSPSQIGLKLRDEGVKGTPIPDVKLATGKKVTEILEENDATGEVPEDLYNLLERAVRLREHMDDNPQDAANKRALQNTQSKVRRLVDYYRGDELDEDFTYSYDTAKEITEG
- a CDS encoding 30S ribosomal protein S3ae, with the protein product MSERSVSKQKQEKRWYTIHAPEQFDRQELGGTPADEPDKVLGRNIETTLGELKGDASENNTKLTFKINDVGSDAAYTEFIKHELTRDYLRSLVRRGASKVEAYITVLTTDDYRVQIQPVAFTTKDADASQEQAIRRTMIDIVEEAGKDRTFEDLIDSVVEGRLSSAIYGEAKTIYPLRRVEIQKATLEARPEEVAAEEETSVDVDEEEVEV